From a region of the Chitinophaga caseinilytica genome:
- a CDS encoding PKD-like family lipoprotein has product MKQYIFLTAAAAVLGSACMKDKGNYDYKSINEAAITLPEEVFTKLGDTLKLRPEINFTQDAGDGSDTARYAYKWVVELSPTNVQTINTTRDFNKPVDNLNVGVYKAVLYVTDKQTKVGFEKKFKLTVTTAAYEGFFVLGALGDSSRLDLLAFNGSNPDSTKLYADVLTAFNSDYPRPIGKPLGMHTASKVSDYQFFISTTTGTNSLERNTLKWSANKALSFLCFGKLPEKFAPEAFWSLQWSYAMYLNDDIYIYTNTALFILNAPSNHVKDEPFPFKPSKHFSFVKTLYSDYLLMFDTQKRRFARVGITSTGKENYASLLVTSSSAKFDFSDVKMDLVWMSRNAYGGNTFAVFKNAAGEYWYSMFDIATGNQPIFQKMNVGADFAAAKYIATDPTHATLYYSNGSKLYAYLPDANREQLVQDFGERITYMYFPENVTDKVPMYQPYRGSLLVATFNPAKPETGGTLRFFKTNNQGATPQVTPTIAHGGFAEPVGIAFRTRANNL; this is encoded by the coding sequence ATGAAGCAATATATTTTCCTTACCGCCGCAGCTGCCGTTCTGGGAAGCGCGTGCATGAAAGACAAAGGGAATTACGACTATAAATCGATCAACGAAGCCGCGATCACACTGCCGGAAGAAGTATTCACCAAACTCGGCGATACGCTGAAACTGCGGCCCGAAATCAATTTTACGCAAGACGCGGGCGATGGTTCCGATACCGCCCGCTATGCGTACAAATGGGTGGTGGAGCTGTCGCCGACGAACGTGCAGACCATCAACACCACGCGCGATTTCAACAAACCGGTAGACAATCTCAACGTAGGCGTTTACAAAGCGGTGTTGTATGTAACGGATAAGCAGACGAAGGTCGGGTTCGAGAAGAAGTTCAAACTGACCGTGACCACCGCCGCTTATGAAGGGTTCTTCGTGCTGGGCGCGCTGGGCGATTCCTCCCGCCTCGATCTCCTCGCGTTCAACGGCTCCAATCCCGATTCCACGAAGCTGTATGCCGATGTGCTTACTGCTTTCAATTCGGATTATCCCCGGCCCATCGGCAAGCCCCTGGGCATGCATACCGCCAGCAAGGTCTCTGATTACCAGTTCTTCATTTCTACGACGACCGGCACCAACTCGCTGGAGCGGAATACGCTGAAATGGTCTGCCAACAAGGCGCTTTCCTTCCTTTGCTTCGGCAAGCTGCCGGAGAAATTCGCGCCGGAGGCGTTCTGGTCGTTGCAATGGAGCTACGCGATGTACCTCAACGACGATATCTACATCTATACCAATACTGCCCTGTTTATCCTGAACGCTCCGTCGAACCATGTGAAGGACGAGCCCTTCCCCTTCAAGCCCAGCAAGCATTTCAGCTTCGTGAAAACATTGTATTCCGACTACCTGCTGATGTTCGACACCCAGAAACGCCGCTTCGCCCGCGTCGGCATTACGTCTACCGGCAAGGAAAACTACGCCAGCCTGCTCGTTACGTCCTCTTCTGCGAAGTTCGACTTCAGCGATGTGAAGATGGACCTCGTATGGATGAGCCGCAACGCATACGGCGGCAATACCTTCGCGGTGTTCAAGAATGCCGCAGGTGAATACTGGTACTCCATGTTCGACATCGCAACCGGCAACCAGCCGATTTTCCAGAAGATGAACGTAGGTGCCGATTTCGCAGCAGCGAAATACATCGCCACCGATCCCACCCACGCTACCCTTTATTACAGCAACGGCAGCAAGCTCTACGCGTACCTGCCCGATGCCAACCGGGAACAGCTGGTACAGGATTTCGGGGAAAGGATCACGTACATGTATTTCCCGGAAAACGTGACAGACAAAGTACCGATGTACCAGCCGTACCGCGGCAGCTTGCTGGTGGCCACTTTCAACCCGGCGAAACCTGAGACCGGCGGTACCCTGCGGTTCTTCAAGACCAACAACCAGGGCGCCACGCCCCAGGTGACGCCTACCATCGCACATGGCGGGTTCGCCGAGCCGGTGGGCATCGCCTTCAGGACGCGCGCCAACAACCTGTAA
- a CDS encoding SusC/RagA family TonB-linked outer membrane protein, which produces MKGFWITLLLCLQGSVALMAQNVTLAEKNAPLELIFRKVQQQTGISFVYTKTELLAAKPVTLNVSNAPLEQAMDASFEDQPLTWSRQGQYIVVKAAPIRKATAQAPQNTDVSGRVTDDKGQPVEGAVVVVKGTQNATYTDEKGNYVLKNVPQDGFLIVRMIGFKQKEIAVKGAKLNIQLERMSQQIEEVVITTGLFNRKKESFTGATATFTGEQLKSVGNQDVVKSLRTLDPSFNVVPNNAFGSNPNARPQVEVRGQTGISSFNSQLGIDPNQPLFILDGFEVTLQQVVDLDINRVASITLLKDAASTAIYGAKAANGVVVIESRKPTPGQMRLSYTSDLTFDSPDLRDYNLMDAAEKLEFERLAGRYKAFLGNPTQLELDSMYNRRMGLVAQGVNTYWLKAPLKNAFSQRHSVYADGGDDVVRYGIGANYRRNEGVMKGSGRNTYGVNLDLIYRKGKFNISNKAFFTGVKSDESPYNFKDFAHTNPYYKMYDEKGNVSKFLEMTSDGRKATNNVRNPLYDATLRSYSMGKQQIFTDNLAIQYNLADGLQAIAGVSFTVDNSNDESFKDPRNAEFEQMVNDLKGRFTSKESSKTSWQSYLALNYGKILRGGHQVSLNLRGDATESKTNGLTTIVRGFPFGSNGNPGTGTSYDTEKKLPTYVDAVFRSASGIASGNYTWQNRFLADASFRYDASTSFGSNQSEHAFWSLGAGWNLHNEPFMRAIPVINRLKLFINAGTNSNQSYTGLGSTSVYTYAALYNVAMGQSLELGTVGNPDLMWPITTNTNMGFDLSLFKSRINATVNYFKKYTDDMVVPLTMPPSTGYKTYNINMGGLRNSGVEVTARITPWSDVKHRASWIVTLNGIWQDSKFTGLGNSLEQENSKFASDSLLESQFRRYQDGFSQYDLWSVRSIGIDPGSGKEVFLKLNGDRTIIYDAKDLRKVGSSRPTVEGVVGTGFMYEGFSFSVNFRYRLGGQAINTALFDKVENIDAEGVFLNQDRRALYDRWQKAGDIADFRSFGELGGSTIQTYVTSRFVQKENTFTGESISVGYEFSQAKWISKLGLKNLRVNAYMNEFVRWSTIRAERGTEYPFTRSGSLSVNASF; this is translated from the coding sequence ATGAAAGGATTTTGGATCACCCTGCTTTTATGCTTGCAGGGGAGCGTTGCGCTGATGGCGCAGAACGTCACATTGGCGGAAAAAAACGCACCGCTGGAACTGATTTTCCGAAAGGTGCAGCAACAGACCGGTATTAGTTTCGTGTACACGAAAACGGAACTCCTGGCCGCAAAACCGGTAACGCTGAACGTGAGCAATGCTCCGCTGGAACAGGCGATGGACGCCAGTTTCGAAGATCAACCCCTTACCTGGTCGCGCCAGGGGCAGTACATCGTCGTGAAAGCCGCGCCCATTCGCAAAGCTACCGCCCAGGCGCCGCAAAACACCGACGTGAGCGGCCGCGTGACAGACGATAAAGGCCAGCCCGTGGAAGGCGCCGTTGTTGTCGTGAAAGGCACGCAGAACGCCACGTACACCGACGAAAAAGGGAATTACGTCCTGAAGAACGTTCCGCAAGACGGATTCCTCATCGTCCGGATGATCGGCTTCAAACAGAAGGAAATCGCGGTGAAAGGCGCGAAGCTGAATATTCAGCTGGAACGCATGTCGCAGCAGATCGAAGAAGTGGTGATCACCACCGGTCTGTTCAACCGTAAAAAGGAAAGCTTTACGGGCGCTACCGCTACTTTTACCGGCGAACAATTGAAATCCGTCGGTAACCAGGATGTGGTGAAATCCCTCCGCACGCTGGACCCCTCGTTCAACGTGGTGCCCAACAACGCATTCGGCTCCAACCCGAATGCCCGCCCGCAGGTGGAAGTACGCGGCCAGACCGGTATCTCCTCCTTCAACTCCCAACTGGGCATCGATCCCAACCAACCTTTATTCATCCTCGACGGTTTCGAAGTGACGCTGCAACAGGTAGTGGACCTCGATATCAACCGCGTGGCCAGCATCACCCTGCTGAAAGACGCCGCTTCCACCGCCATATACGGTGCCAAAGCCGCCAACGGCGTAGTGGTGATCGAATCCCGCAAGCCTACGCCCGGCCAGATGCGCCTTTCCTATACCTCCGACCTTACTTTCGATTCTCCCGACCTGCGCGATTACAACCTCATGGACGCGGCAGAGAAACTGGAGTTCGAACGCCTCGCAGGCCGATACAAGGCTTTCCTCGGCAACCCCACCCAGCTTGAGCTGGACAGTATGTACAACCGCCGCATGGGCCTCGTGGCGCAGGGTGTTAATACCTACTGGCTGAAAGCGCCGTTGAAAAACGCGTTCTCCCAGCGCCATTCCGTGTATGCAGACGGTGGGGACGACGTAGTGCGCTACGGCATCGGCGCCAACTATCGCCGCAACGAAGGCGTGATGAAAGGTTCCGGCCGTAACACTTACGGCGTGAACCTCGACCTGATTTACCGCAAAGGCAAATTCAATATCTCGAACAAGGCGTTCTTCACCGGTGTGAAATCGGACGAATCGCCCTACAATTTCAAGGATTTCGCGCATACCAACCCGTACTACAAAATGTATGACGAGAAGGGCAATGTTTCCAAATTCCTGGAAATGACGTCAGACGGGCGGAAGGCGACCAACAACGTCCGCAACCCGCTGTACGACGCTACCCTGCGCAGCTACAGCATGGGTAAGCAGCAGATCTTTACCGACAACCTGGCGATCCAGTATAACCTCGCAGACGGGCTCCAGGCCATCGCCGGTGTGAGCTTTACGGTAGACAACAGCAACGATGAAAGCTTCAAAGACCCGAGGAACGCGGAGTTCGAGCAGATGGTCAACGACCTGAAAGGCCGTTTCACCTCGAAGGAATCCAGCAAAACCTCCTGGCAGAGCTACCTCGCGCTGAACTACGGTAAAATCCTCCGCGGCGGGCACCAGGTGTCGCTCAACCTTCGCGGAGACGCTACCGAGTCCAAAACGAACGGGCTCACCACCATCGTGCGGGGCTTCCCCTTCGGCAGCAACGGCAATCCGGGCACGGGCACCAGCTACGATACCGAGAAAAAACTGCCGACGTACGTAGACGCCGTTTTCCGTTCGGCTTCCGGCATCGCTTCCGGTAACTATACCTGGCAGAACCGGTTCCTGGCGGATGCATCGTTCCGGTACGACGCTTCCACTTCGTTCGGCTCCAACCAGTCGGAACATGCGTTCTGGTCGCTGGGTGCGGGCTGGAACCTCCACAACGAGCCCTTCATGCGTGCGATCCCCGTCATCAACCGCCTGAAACTCTTCATCAACGCGGGTACCAACAGTAACCAAAGCTACACCGGCCTCGGCTCCACTTCGGTATATACCTACGCGGCGCTGTACAACGTGGCCATGGGGCAATCGCTCGAGCTGGGCACCGTGGGCAACCCCGACCTGATGTGGCCCATCACTACCAACACCAACATGGGCTTCGACCTGTCGCTCTTCAAATCGCGGATCAACGCCACGGTGAACTATTTCAAGAAGTATACGGACGATATGGTGGTACCGCTCACCATGCCGCCCTCCACCGGTTACAAAACCTATAACATCAATATGGGCGGCCTGCGCAACTCCGGCGTGGAAGTGACCGCGCGCATCACGCCCTGGTCTGACGTGAAACACCGCGCATCCTGGATCGTGACGCTGAACGGCATCTGGCAAGACAGTAAGTTCACCGGCCTGGGGAACTCCCTCGAGCAGGAAAACAGCAAGTTCGCCAGCGATTCCCTCCTCGAATCGCAGTTCCGCCGCTACCAGGACGGGTTCAGCCAATACGACCTCTGGTCTGTGCGCTCCATCGGCATCGACCCCGGCAGCGGAAAGGAAGTGTTCCTGAAGCTCAATGGCGATCGTACCATTATCTATGACGCGAAAGACCTCCGCAAGGTAGGCTCCTCCAGGCCCACCGTGGAAGGTGTGGTAGGAACGGGCTTCATGTACGAAGGGTTCAGCTTCTCGGTGAACTTCCGTTATCGCCTCGGCGGACAGGCCATCAATACCGCGCTGTTCGATAAAGTGGAAAACATCGATGCGGAAGGCGTGTTCCTGAACCAGGACCGCCGCGCGCTGTACGACCGCTGGCAGAAAGCCGGCGATATCGCAGATTTCCGCAGCTTCGGCGAACTGGGCGGATCAACGATCCAGACGTACGTAACGTCCCGCTTCGTACAGAAGGAGAATACGTTTACCGGCGAATCCATCAGCGTAGGCTACGAATTCAGCCAGGCAAAATGGATCAGCAAACTCGGCCTGAAAAACCTCCGCGTCAACGCCTATATGAACGAATTCGTGCGCTGGTCCACCATCAGGGCCGAAAGAGGTACGGAATACCCTTTCACCCGCTCCGGTTCACTTTCTGTTAACGCCAGTTTCTAA
- a CDS encoding DUF4843 domain-containing protein — MKKLLYLLPVAVATMLAACEKSPLVHYDEGNTIYFKSARGTTGREPAPFDSINFTFMYVKGDTVILPIPVSVAGKAQPIDRAFDVVADTGSTAEFGKHMSIASAVIRANSLNDTLFVKLFRTEDMKANNLLMRLKLVPNQYFQTDMASRKVDNRIIPFHVFRVFVTARAIQPVRWLDAYFGVFTAKKARLMTDLFGFNFEADFNPPYGPTSGINFVTSGANAMHRYLQDMDAAGTPVFEEDGSKMTMGSFIANQ; from the coding sequence ATGAAAAAATTATTATACCTGTTACCGGTGGCCGTAGCCACGATGCTGGCAGCCTGCGAGAAATCGCCGCTCGTGCATTACGACGAAGGCAATACCATTTACTTCAAAAGCGCGCGTGGAACAACCGGTAGGGAACCGGCGCCGTTCGACTCCATCAACTTTACGTTCATGTACGTGAAGGGCGATACCGTGATCCTGCCCATCCCGGTAAGCGTGGCGGGAAAGGCGCAACCGATCGACCGGGCGTTCGATGTTGTCGCAGATACCGGTTCCACCGCGGAATTCGGCAAACATATGAGCATCGCATCCGCCGTGATCCGGGCCAACTCGCTCAACGATACGCTGTTCGTTAAACTGTTCCGCACGGAAGATATGAAGGCGAACAACCTCCTGATGCGCCTGAAACTGGTGCCGAACCAGTATTTCCAGACCGATATGGCCAGCCGGAAAGTAGACAACCGGATCATCCCGTTCCATGTTTTTCGCGTGTTCGTGACCGCCCGCGCCATTCAGCCGGTAAGATGGCTGGACGCATATTTCGGGGTGTTCACCGCGAAAAAGGCAAGACTGATGACCGACCTGTTCGGGTTCAATTTCGAAGCGGATTTCAACCCGCCGTACGGCCCCACTTCCGGCATCAACTTCGTAACGTCGGGCGCCAACGCCATGCACCGCTACCTGCAGGACATGGACGCCGCCGGAACGCCTGTTTTCGAGGAAGACGGGTCTAAAATGACCATGGGATCCTTTATCGCTAACCAGTAA
- a CDS encoding FecR family protein, producing MNKQTLATLIDRYLDGTATDAEKRLLDAYYNSMQQQSAPVPNAEEDEAMRVQMLAKVLENAGIAPLKTTPVRRLWVRRAAAAAAVVVLSGAAWWMLQPEKPQLATRVKQEPVPQPGKDVATLTLANGQVVVLGDSAGTLPPSQGGALLAAGGDALTYNDEGTASGEPVYNTLKTPAGGKFRLTLSDGTKVWLNAASSIRYPARFTENERKVTVSGEAYFEVKASEAQPFVVSVNDKAAIRVLGTAFNISAYTTDPRIVATLVSGKVQFSAGGNPVILRPSQQAIAGDDGNVTIHDADLEAATAWKDGYFRFHGTDIKTIMRQLERWYDIETEYQGDIQHLFVADIPRDAQLEDILKLLEMTNRVHFTVNGKRVTVKP from the coding sequence ATGAACAAGCAAACCTTAGCCACACTGATCGACCGCTACCTGGACGGCACCGCCACAGACGCAGAAAAGCGCCTGCTGGACGCCTATTACAACAGTATGCAGCAGCAATCCGCCCCCGTGCCCAACGCGGAGGAAGACGAAGCCATGCGCGTGCAGATGCTGGCGAAGGTATTGGAGAACGCAGGTATCGCACCGCTGAAAACCACGCCGGTCCGCCGCCTCTGGGTGCGCCGCGCCGCCGCTGCGGCAGCTGTGGTCGTACTTTCCGGTGCGGCCTGGTGGATGCTCCAGCCCGAAAAGCCCCAGCTGGCCACCCGCGTGAAGCAGGAACCCGTACCGCAGCCCGGTAAAGACGTGGCTACCCTCACACTCGCCAACGGACAAGTGGTAGTACTGGGCGATTCCGCCGGTACATTGCCACCCAGCCAGGGCGGAGCATTGCTGGCGGCGGGAGGCGATGCGCTCACCTATAACGACGAAGGCACCGCCAGCGGAGAGCCCGTCTACAACACCCTCAAAACCCCGGCAGGCGGCAAATTCCGCCTCACCCTGTCAGACGGTACGAAAGTCTGGCTGAACGCCGCATCCTCCATCCGCTACCCCGCCCGGTTTACGGAAAACGAAAGAAAAGTGACCGTATCCGGCGAAGCCTATTTCGAAGTAAAAGCCAGCGAAGCGCAGCCTTTTGTGGTGAGCGTGAACGACAAAGCCGCCATTCGCGTGCTGGGCACGGCTTTCAACATATCCGCCTATACAACTGACCCCCGCATCGTAGCCACCCTCGTTTCCGGCAAGGTGCAATTCAGCGCAGGCGGCAACCCCGTTATCCTGCGCCCTTCCCAACAGGCCATAGCCGGGGACGACGGGAACGTGACCATCCACGATGCCGACCTGGAAGCCGCCACGGCGTGGAAAGACGGCTATTTCCGCTTCCATGGCACAGATATCAAAACCATTATGCGCCAGCTCGAACGCTGGTACGATATAGAAACAGAATACCAGGGCGATATTCAGCACCTCTTCGTGGCAGACATCCCGCGGGATGCGCAGCTGGAAGACATTCTGAAGCTGCTGGAAATGACCAACCGCGTGCATTTCACGGTCAACGGAAAGCGCGTGACGGTGAAGCCATAA
- a CDS encoding RNA polymerase sigma-70 factor, whose amino-acid sequence MAFLLEMTSYAQNTDHDLMLGIKANDAAAFTALFNRHYRNLYLTALNILRRDDVSRDLVQDVFTQLWVRRHELEIAYPNAWLQQAIRFQVFKAIRDQKIDERFYDRLMETSSELLDEQPLLFKELDGLVREILASLPADARRIFLLSREEKLPYREIAVKMEISVKTVEKKMTATLKVLRSRLRDAMFAIIP is encoded by the coding sequence GTGGCGTTTTTGTTGGAAATGACGAGTTATGCGCAAAATACCGACCATGATTTGATGCTGGGCATCAAAGCCAACGATGCGGCAGCTTTTACCGCACTCTTCAACCGTCATTACCGTAACCTTTACCTTACCGCACTGAATATTCTCCGCCGCGACGATGTGAGCCGCGACCTGGTGCAGGACGTTTTCACCCAGCTCTGGGTGCGCCGGCACGAGCTGGAGATCGCCTATCCCAATGCCTGGCTGCAGCAGGCCATCCGTTTCCAGGTTTTCAAAGCCATCCGCGACCAGAAGATCGACGAGCGTTTTTACGACCGTTTGATGGAAACCTCTTCCGAACTGCTCGACGAGCAGCCGTTGCTTTTCAAGGAGCTGGACGGGCTCGTGCGCGAGATCCTGGCTTCGCTGCCGGCAGATGCGCGGCGGATTTTCCTCCTGAGCCGGGAAGAAAAGCTCCCTTACCGCGAGATCGCCGTGAAAATGGAGATTTCCGTGAAAACCGTGGAAAAGAAAATGACCGCCACCCTGAAAGTGCTTCGCTCCCGCCTCCGCGACGCCATGTTCGCCATCATCCCCTGA
- a CDS encoding RagB/SusD family nutrient uptake outer membrane protein, with protein sequence MKKTFISIYVLGALALFSSCKKWVDVEPNDRVLEDKVFTNPDNIRNTLNGIYSNVAAKSLYGEYMTMTAIDALGQLYSGSILNTGGGPAGVSNGTPALSYVNYDYANPTLKEQMLNAWTQAYRTVLNINMFLVNLEKYPNVLDAAEEKLYRGELYGLRAMIQFDMLRVFGPIYLTDSTALSVPYYTTATPNVKPIMPANEVMDSVLTDIDRAIAHLGADPVLTTGKQDKILNDGLDYTRMRNLRMNWYAAKALKARALLYRNAKTAAYEVATELIGKMDGEFPWMNADTASNPIDRTFSREVIFSLNVPNLYDWSRKLYGGDVKSDVMWAPNTTRLNNTYEGKVQTDYRFSTLRNFSWWDVPPGATFGYKTLRKFNNVDGVNVQFRFRMPMLRKSEIYYIAAECAPDDATGFQLLNTVRRARGLTEDPLTTNRQTEIQKEYAKEMYGEGQLFFFYKRTNTARILKANGTGSTGTANLQTMTRTQYVVPLPESESYYQ encoded by the coding sequence ATGAAAAAAACATTCATCAGCATATACGTACTCGGCGCACTGGCCCTCTTCTCCTCCTGCAAAAAGTGGGTAGACGTGGAGCCGAACGACCGCGTGCTGGAAGACAAGGTGTTCACCAATCCCGACAACATCCGCAACACCCTCAATGGTATCTACAGCAACGTGGCCGCTAAATCGCTCTACGGCGAATACATGACCATGACGGCCATCGATGCGCTGGGGCAGCTGTATTCCGGCAGCATCCTCAATACCGGCGGCGGCCCGGCCGGCGTTTCCAACGGCACGCCCGCGCTGTCTTACGTAAATTACGACTACGCCAACCCGACGCTGAAAGAACAAATGCTGAACGCCTGGACCCAGGCATACAGGACGGTACTGAACATCAACATGTTCCTCGTCAATCTCGAAAAATATCCCAACGTGCTCGATGCGGCGGAAGAAAAGCTGTACCGTGGTGAACTGTACGGGCTGCGCGCCATGATCCAGTTCGACATGCTGCGCGTCTTCGGCCCCATATACCTCACAGACAGCACGGCGCTTTCCGTTCCGTATTATACCACCGCCACGCCCAACGTAAAGCCCATCATGCCCGCTAATGAAGTGATGGACAGCGTGCTGACCGATATCGACCGCGCCATCGCGCACCTCGGCGCAGACCCGGTGCTGACCACCGGCAAACAGGACAAGATATTGAACGATGGGCTCGACTACACCCGTATGCGCAACCTGCGCATGAACTGGTACGCCGCCAAAGCCCTCAAAGCCCGCGCCCTGCTGTACCGCAACGCGAAAACAGCGGCGTATGAAGTGGCTACGGAGCTCATCGGCAAAATGGACGGCGAATTCCCCTGGATGAACGCAGATACGGCCTCCAATCCCATCGACAGGACTTTCAGCCGGGAAGTGATCTTTTCGCTGAACGTGCCGAACCTATATGATTGGTCGAGAAAGCTGTATGGGGGCGATGTGAAATCGGACGTGATGTGGGCGCCCAATACCACCCGCCTCAACAATACCTACGAAGGTAAAGTGCAGACGGACTACCGGTTTTCCACGCTGCGGAACTTCAGCTGGTGGGACGTGCCTCCTGGCGCCACTTTCGGGTATAAAACCCTTCGCAAATTCAATAACGTGGATGGCGTGAACGTGCAGTTCCGTTTCCGGATGCCGATGCTGCGCAAAAGCGAGATCTATTACATTGCTGCGGAATGCGCGCCCGACGATGCTACCGGTTTCCAGCTGCTGAACACGGTGCGCCGTGCGCGGGGGCTTACCGAAGATCCGCTGACGACCAATCGCCAGACGGAAATCCAGAAGGAGTATGCGAAAGAAATGTATGGGGAAGGACAACTGTTCTTCTTCTACAAGCGCACCAATACCGCGCGCATCCTCAAAGCCAATGGCACGGGATCGACCGGCACTGCCAACCTCCAGACGATGACCCGCACGCAGTACGTGGTGCCTCTGCCGGAAAGTGAAAGCTATTACCAATAA